TGCCCTTCTGGTTGATGATGGTATCGACCGCGACGGCGGTTTTACCCGTTTGACGGTCGCCGATGATCAGCTCGCGCTGGCCGCGGCCGATCGGCACCATCGAGTCGACCGATTTCAGGCCCGTCTGCACCGGCTCGGACACCGACTTACGCCAGATCACGCCCGGCGCGACCTTCTCGATCTTGTCGGTGAGCTTCGCTTCGATGGGGCCCTTGCCGTCGATCGGCTCACCCAGCGCGTTGACGACGCGGCCGATGAGCTCAGGGCCGACCGGCACTTCGAGGATGCGGCCGGTACATTTGACCGTATCGCCTTCGGTGATGTGCTCGTATTCGCCGAGCACCACGGCACCGACCGAGTCGCGTTCGAGGTTCAGCGCGAGGCCATAGGTGTTGCCCGGGAATTCGAGCATTTCGCCTTGCATCACGTCGGCCAGGCCATGGATGCGGCAGATGCCGTCGGTCACCGTCACCACCGTACCTTCGTTGCGGGCGGTGGGTGCCAGTTGCAGATTCTGGATCCGGCTCTTGATCAGTTCGCTGATTTCGGAGGGATTGAGATTCATTGAAATAGCTCCTAGTTCTTGAGCGAAACCGCCATGGCGTTCAATTTGCCACGGACGGAAGCGTCGATGACCTGGTCGCCCAGGGCGATGCGCACTCCCCCGATCAGTTCCGGGTCCACTTGGACGCTCGCTTTGATGCGGCAGCCGAACTTGCGCTCGAGGTCGATGACGAGTTTGTCGAGCTGCGCCTCAGTGAGCGGGAACGCCGAGGTGACGAGCGCCTCGCGCGTGCCTTCCTGGGCGTTTTTGAGTTCATCGAACAGGGCACTGATTTCGGGCAGCACATCGAGACGGCGGTTATCGACGAGTATGCTGAGGAAATTGCATTGCTCAGGCGTCAGCTCGCCAGCCACGCCGAGGAACAGGTCGGTGAGCGTCGCTGATGAAAGCCTAGGGTCCGCCATGCACTCGCGCATCGCCGGATCGCGCGCCGCGACAGCCAGGCGTGCCAGCGCATCCTGCCAAGCAGTCAAAGCACCGGCCGACTTGGCGAGCTCGAAAGCGGCTTCGGCGTAAGGCCTGGCGATGGTAACGTTCTCGGCCATGGCAGATCAGAGCTCCGCCTTGAGCTGG
This genomic interval from Sulfuricystis multivorans contains the following:
- a CDS encoding F0F1 ATP synthase subunit delta, translating into MAENVTIARPYAEAAFELAKSAGALTAWQDALARLAVAARDPAMRECMADPRLSSATLTDLFLGVAGELTPEQCNFLSILVDNRRLDVLPEISALFDELKNAQEGTREALVTSAFPLTEAQLDKLVIDLERKFGCRIKASVQVDPELIGGVRIALGDQVIDASVRGKLNAMAVSLKN